The proteins below are encoded in one region of Streptomyces sp. NBC_00490:
- a CDS encoding NADH-quinone oxidoreductase subunit D — protein sequence MSTQSASARETTEGTVYTVTGGDWDEVVQSAARADDERIVVNMGPQHPSTHGVLRLILEIDGETVTEARCGIGYLHTGIEKNLEYRTWTQGTTFVTRMDYLTSFFNEAAYCLAVEKLLGIEDQITERAKIIRVLLMELNRLSSHLVCIATGGMELGATTIMIYGFRDREMILDIYELITGLRMNHAFIRPGGLAQDLPPGAVDHIREFVKKMRKNLPEYDKLATGNPIFKARMQDIGYLDLAGCMALGITGPILRSTGLPFDLRKAQPYSGYETYDFDVATADTCDSYGRFLIRLEEMRQSLRIIEQCLDRLQPGPVMVADKKIAWPAQLALGPDGLGNSLDHIKKIMGTSMEALIHHFKLVTEGFRVPPGQAYVAVESPKGELGVHAVSDGGTRPYRVHFREPSFTNLQSMAAMCEGGQVADVIVAVASIDPVMGGVDR from the coding sequence GTGAGCACGCAGTCAGCATCAGCCCGGGAGACCACCGAGGGCACCGTCTACACGGTCACCGGTGGCGACTGGGACGAGGTCGTCCAGTCCGCGGCCCGCGCCGACGACGAGCGCATCGTCGTCAACATGGGCCCCCAGCACCCGTCCACGCACGGAGTGCTCCGCCTGATCCTGGAGATCGACGGCGAGACGGTCACCGAGGCCCGCTGCGGCATCGGCTACCTCCACACCGGCATCGAGAAGAACCTCGAGTACCGCACGTGGACGCAGGGCACCACGTTCGTGACGCGCATGGACTACCTGACGTCCTTCTTCAACGAGGCCGCCTACTGTCTCGCCGTCGAGAAACTCCTCGGCATCGAGGACCAGATCACCGAGCGGGCCAAGATCATCCGGGTGCTCCTGATGGAGCTGAACCGGCTCTCCTCGCACCTGGTGTGCATCGCCACCGGCGGCATGGAACTCGGCGCCACCACGATCATGATCTACGGATTCCGTGATCGTGAAATGATTCTCGACATCTACGAGCTCATCACGGGCCTGCGGATGAACCACGCGTTCATCCGCCCCGGCGGACTCGCGCAGGACCTGCCGCCCGGCGCGGTGGACCACATCCGCGAGTTCGTGAAGAAGATGAGGAAGAACCTCCCGGAGTACGACAAGCTCGCCACCGGGAACCCCATCTTCAAGGCCCGTATGCAGGACATCGGCTATCTCGACCTGGCCGGCTGCATGGCCCTCGGCATCACCGGCCCGATCCTGCGCTCCACCGGTCTGCCGTTCGACCTGCGCAAGGCACAGCCGTACTCCGGTTACGAGACCTACGACTTCGACGTCGCGACCGCCGACACCTGCGACTCCTACGGCCGCTTCCTGATCCGCCTCGAGGAGATGCGCCAGTCCCTCAGGATCATCGAGCAGTGCCTGGACCGGCTCCAGCCCGGCCCGGTCATGGTCGCCGACAAGAAGATCGCCTGGCCCGCCCAGCTCGCCCTGGGCCCCGACGGGCTCGGCAACTCCCTCGACCACATCAAGAAGATCATGGGCACCTCCATGGAGGCCCTGATCCACCACTTCAAGCTGGTCACCGAGGGCTTCCGGGTCCCGCCGGGGCAGGCGTACGTGGCCGTCGAGTCGCCCAAGGGCGAACTCGGGGTGCACGCCGTGTCCGACGGCGGCACCCGCCCCTACCGGGTCCACTTCCGCGAGCCGTCCTTCACCAACCTTCAGTCCATGGCGGCGATGTGTGAGGGCGGCCAGGTCGCCGACGTCATCGTCGCCGTCGCGTCCATCGACCCCGTGATGGGAGGCGTCGACCGGTGA
- the nuoF gene encoding NADH-quinone oxidoreductase subunit NuoF: MTLAPELKDTSPEKLLAPVLSAFWDEDKSWSLDVYRRHEGYEGLRKALAMSPDDLIAYVKDSGLRGRGGAGFPTGMKWQFIPQGDGKPHYLVVNADESEPGTCKDIPLLFANPHSLIEGIVIACYAIRSSHAFIYLRGEVVPVLRRLHEAVREAYEAGFLGENILGSGLDLELTVHAGAGAYICGEETALLDSLEGRRGQPRLRPPFPAVAGLYACPTVVNNVESIASVPAILQKGKDWFRSMGSEKSPGFTLYSLSGHVTSPGQYEAPLGITLRQLLEMSGGMRAGHRLKFWTPGGSSTPMFTDEHLDVPLDYEGVGAAGSMLGTKALQCFDETTCVVRAVTRWTEFYAHESCGKCTPCREGTYWLVQLLRDIEAGKGVMSDLDKLNDIADNINGKSFCALGDGAASPIFSSLKYFREEYEQHITGRGCPFDPAKSTVWADSRTEVNA, translated from the coding sequence ATGACCTTGGCACCCGAACTGAAAGACACCAGCCCCGAGAAGCTGCTCGCACCCGTGCTGTCGGCCTTCTGGGACGAGGACAAGTCCTGGTCTCTGGACGTCTACCGAAGGCACGAAGGATACGAGGGGCTCCGCAAGGCGCTCGCCATGTCACCGGACGACCTGATCGCGTACGTCAAGGACTCCGGTCTGCGCGGCCGCGGCGGCGCCGGATTCCCCACCGGAATGAAATGGCAGTTCATTCCCCAGGGTGATGGAAAGCCGCACTATCTGGTTGTCAACGCCGACGAATCGGAGCCGGGAACCTGCAAGGACATCCCGCTCCTGTTCGCGAACCCGCACAGCCTCATCGAGGGCATCGTCATCGCGTGTTATGCCATCAGGTCGTCGCATGCCTTCATCTATCTGCGGGGTGAAGTCGTCCCCGTCCTGCGGCGGTTGCACGAGGCCGTGCGCGAGGCCTACGAGGCGGGCTTCCTCGGCGAGAACATCCTGGGCAGCGGGCTCGACCTGGAACTCACCGTGCACGCGGGCGCGGGCGCGTACATCTGCGGTGAAGAGACCGCACTGCTCGACTCGCTCGAAGGCCGCCGGGGTCAACCGCGGCTCCGTCCCCCTTTCCCCGCCGTCGCGGGCCTCTACGCATGCCCGACTGTGGTGAACAACGTCGAGTCGATCGCGTCGGTTCCCGCGATTCTGCAAAAGGGCAAGGACTGGTTCAGGTCGATGGGCAGCGAGAAGTCCCCGGGCTTCACGCTCTACTCGCTCAGCGGCCATGTCACCAGCCCCGGCCAGTACGAGGCCCCGCTCGGCATCACCCTGCGCCAGCTCCTGGAGATGAGCGGCGGAATGCGGGCCGGACACCGGCTGAAGTTCTGGACGCCGGGCGGCTCCTCCACGCCCATGTTCACCGACGAGCACCTCGACGTCCCCCTCGACTACGAGGGAGTCGGTGCCGCCGGTTCCATGCTCGGCACCAAAGCCCTCCAGTGCTTCGACGAGACGACCTGCGTCGTCCGCGCCGTCACCCGCTGGACCGAGTTCTACGCCCACGAGTCCTGCGGCAAGTGCACACCCTGCCGCGAAGGCACCTACTGGCTCGTGCAGTTGCTGCGCGACATCGAGGCCGGCAAGGGCGTCATGTCCGACCTCGACAAGCTCAACGACATCGCCGACAACATCAACGGCAAGTCGTTCTGCGCCCTCGGCGACGGTGCCGCCTCGCCGATCTTCTCCTCGCTCAAGTACTTCCGCGAGGAGTACGAGCAGCACATCACGGGCCGCGGCTGCCCCTTCGACCCGGCCAAGTCGACGGTCTGGGCCGACTCCCGCACGGAGGTGAACGCATGA
- a CDS encoding NuoB/complex I 20 kDa subunit family protein: MGLEEKLPSGFLLTTVEQAAGWVRKASVFPATFGLACCAIEMMTTGAGRYDLARFGMEVFRGSPRQADLMIVAGRVSQKMAPVVRQVYDQMANPKWVISMGVCASSGGMFNNYAVVQGVDHILPVDIYLPGCPPRPEMLLDAILKLHEKIQGSKLGVNAEEAAREAEEAALKALPTIEMKGLLR, encoded by the coding sequence ATGGGACTCGAAGAAAAGCTGCCGAGCGGCTTCCTGCTGACCACCGTCGAGCAGGCCGCGGGCTGGGTGCGCAAGGCGTCCGTCTTCCCCGCCACCTTCGGCCTCGCCTGCTGTGCCATCGAGATGATGACCACCGGCGCCGGACGCTACGACCTGGCCCGCTTCGGTATGGAGGTCTTCCGCGGCTCACCCCGCCAGGCCGACCTCATGATCGTCGCCGGCCGGGTCAGCCAGAAGATGGCCCCGGTCGTCCGGCAGGTCTACGACCAGATGGCGAACCCGAAGTGGGTCATCTCCATGGGGGTCTGCGCGTCCTCGGGCGGCATGTTCAACAACTACGCGGTCGTCCAGGGCGTCGACCACATCCTCCCCGTCGACATCTACCTCCCGGGCTGCCCGCCACGGCCCGAGATGCTGCTGGACGCCATCCTCAAGCTCCACGAGAAGATCCAGGGCTCCAAGCTCGGCGTGAACGCCGAGGAGGCGGCCCGCGAGGCGGAGGAAGCGGCGCTCAAGGCCCTGCCCACCATCGAGATGAAGGGGCTGCTGCGGTGA
- a CDS encoding acyltransferase family protein codes for MSWEQQGYRQQGYGYGYGDGQGYGGSQQPQYAQPQYVQPAYPQPTYPQQPYVDYGQPVAVEETAPLPAVEPEPEPEVAVVGERPAGEAAEEKPPPKPAGRDRYFDTLRAVALIRVVTYHTFGWAWCGMVFPSMGIMFGLAGTLMAKSLERPAPKVVRSRLRRLLPPFWFWGFFVVLAMLVHGWMPHWEIVYWIVPFGDPPGSRWGVQAWEILWYLRTYLWFVLLSPLLLKVFRAAPVPVLFLSLAPILVLTFVWSGPQGRLGNEMWDFSTYLFCWILGFAHRDGVLRRMKPALVVVLALAAIGYGGWYAFSHQGEVGTYDLDEIPLAQAFWSAGFVMLLMWAKAYFAIDFAWLTRFRRLDRVVTVFNARAVTIYLWHEIALILAVPLIDQFWNVPAFERYLPLESQWFMFGVGWVLIAVSVLACGWVEDVAARKKPKLLP; via the coding sequence ATGAGCTGGGAGCAGCAGGGGTACCGGCAGCAGGGGTACGGATACGGGTACGGGGACGGGCAGGGGTACGGCGGCTCTCAGCAGCCGCAGTACGCACAGCCACAGTACGTCCAGCCGGCGTATCCGCAACCGACCTATCCGCAGCAGCCGTACGTGGACTACGGGCAGCCCGTGGCGGTGGAGGAGACGGCTCCGCTGCCGGCGGTCGAGCCGGAACCAGAGCCCGAAGTAGCGGTCGTAGGGGAAAGGCCCGCGGGGGAGGCGGCGGAGGAGAAGCCGCCGCCGAAGCCCGCTGGCCGCGACCGCTACTTCGACACCCTCCGGGCCGTCGCGCTCATCCGGGTCGTCACCTATCACACCTTCGGGTGGGCCTGGTGCGGGATGGTCTTCCCCTCCATGGGGATCATGTTCGGCCTGGCCGGGACCCTGATGGCGAAGTCGCTGGAGCGGCCCGCGCCGAAGGTCGTGCGGAGCAGGCTCCGCCGGCTGCTGCCCCCGTTCTGGTTCTGGGGCTTCTTCGTGGTCCTCGCGATGCTGGTCCACGGCTGGATGCCGCACTGGGAGATCGTCTACTGGATCGTGCCGTTCGGTGATCCGCCGGGGAGCCGGTGGGGCGTACAGGCCTGGGAGATCCTCTGGTACCTGCGGACGTATCTGTGGTTCGTGCTGCTGTCCCCGCTTCTGCTGAAGGTGTTCCGGGCGGCGCCGGTCCCGGTGCTCTTCCTGTCCCTGGCGCCGATCCTGGTCCTCACCTTCGTGTGGTCCGGGCCGCAGGGGCGGCTCGGCAACGAGATGTGGGACTTCTCGACGTACCTCTTCTGCTGGATCCTCGGCTTCGCGCACCGCGACGGTGTGCTGCGGAGGATGAAACCGGCGCTCGTGGTCGTCCTGGCGCTCGCCGCGATCGGCTACGGCGGCTGGTACGCCTTCTCCCACCAGGGCGAGGTCGGCACCTACGACCTCGACGAGATCCCGCTCGCGCAGGCCTTCTGGTCGGCCGGGTTCGTGATGCTGCTGATGTGGGCCAAGGCGTACTTCGCGATCGACTTCGCGTGGCTCACCCGCTTCCGGCGGCTCGACCGGGTCGTGACGGTCTTCAACGCGCGCGCGGTGACGATCTACCTCTGGCACGAGATCGCCTTGATACTCGCCGTGCCGCTGATCGACCAGTTCTGGAACGTGCCGGCCTTCGAGAGGTATCTGCCGCTGGAGAGCCAGTGGTTCATGTTCGGGGTCGGGTGGGTGCTGATCGCGGTGTCCGTCCTGGCCTGCGGCTGGGTGGAGGACGTGGCGGCGCGGAAGAAGCCGAAGCTGCTGCCGTGA
- a CDS encoding GNAT family N-acetyltransferase, translated as MAAGLGPKGEIEIGWRLGRAHWGKGYATAAAQMTLERLRAAGVSHVVALVRPGNERSVAVTRRLGMKLAERFPHPRLPEDALCFRLDL; from the coding sequence GTGGCCGCAGGACTGGGGCCCAAGGGGGAGATCGAGATCGGCTGGCGGCTCGGGCGGGCGCACTGGGGCAAGGGGTACGCCACCGCCGCCGCGCAGATGACGCTGGAACGGCTGCGGGCGGCGGGCGTCTCCCATGTCGTGGCGCTGGTCAGACCCGGCAACGAACGGTCCGTCGCGGTCACCCGGCGGCTCGGCATGAAGCTCGCGGAGAGGTTCCCGCATCCGCGGCTGCCGGAGGACGCGCTGTGCTTCCGCCTTGATCTGTGA
- a CDS encoding NADH-quinone oxidoreductase subunit A: protein MNAYAPILVLGALGAGFAIFSVVMATLIGPKRYNRARLDAYECGVEPTPTPAGGGRFPIKYYLTAMLFIVFDIEIVFLYPWAVTFDALGVFGLVEMLLFVLTVFVAYAYVWRRGGLEWD, encoded by the coding sequence GTGAACGCGTATGCGCCCATCCTCGTACTGGGAGCCCTCGGGGCAGGCTTTGCGATCTTCTCCGTGGTCATGGCCACGCTGATCGGTCCGAAGCGGTACAACCGGGCCAGGCTCGACGCCTACGAATGCGGGGTCGAGCCGACCCCCACGCCGGCCGGCGGCGGGCGCTTCCCCATCAAGTACTACCTGACGGCGATGCTCTTCATCGTCTTCGACATCGAGATCGTCTTCCTCTACCCCTGGGCCGTCACCTTCGACGCCCTGGGTGTTTTCGGGCTCGTGGAGATGCTGCTCTTCGTGCTCACCGTCTTCGTTGCGTACGCGTACGTGTGGCGGCGCGGCGGCCTGGAATGGGACTGA
- a CDS encoding PASTA domain-containing protein → MRVPRLVGLMAVDARETARAQGLFINAPDRQDFHLAVVDYVVRQYPQPGAEVPRESMVYVWFDFGPGDGGGGMREPRVPNPSGGGLQRELDEPGDPCTVGIGPP, encoded by the coding sequence GTGCGCGTCCCTCGTCTGGTCGGTCTGATGGCCGTCGACGCGCGCGAGACGGCCAGGGCACAGGGCCTGTTCATCAATGCGCCGGACCGCCAGGACTTCCACCTCGCCGTCGTCGACTACGTCGTACGCCAGTACCCGCAGCCCGGCGCCGAGGTGCCGCGGGAGTCGATGGTCTACGTGTGGTTCGACTTCGGTCCGGGTGACGGCGGCGGAGGCATGCGCGAGCCGCGCGTGCCGAACCCGTCGGGCGGCGGGCTCCAGCGCGAGCTGGACGAACCCGGCGACCCCTGCACGGTCGGGATCGGCCCGCCCTGA
- a CDS encoding demethylmenaquinone methyltransferase, whose translation MTRASLNKQPHEVASMFDDVAERYDLTNDVLSLGQDRAWRKEVAKAVDARPAQKILDLAAGTATSSLPFARTGAYVVPCDFSLGMLKVGKKNHPWLPLTAGDATKLPFRDDTFDAVTISFGLRNVQDFDAGLREMYRVTKPGGRVVICEFSHPTWAPFRTVYTEYLMRALPPVARAVSSNPDAYVYLAESIRAWPDQSALAERLQKAGWSKVAWRNLTGGIVALHRGFKAG comes from the coding sequence GTGACCCGCGCTTCCCTGAACAAGCAGCCGCACGAAGTCGCCTCGATGTTCGACGACGTGGCGGAACGGTACGACCTGACGAACGACGTGCTGTCGCTCGGCCAGGACCGGGCGTGGCGCAAGGAGGTCGCCAAAGCGGTCGACGCCCGGCCCGCGCAGAAGATCCTGGACCTGGCGGCAGGGACGGCCACCTCGTCCCTGCCCTTCGCGCGGACCGGCGCCTACGTCGTCCCCTGCGACTTCTCGCTGGGCATGCTCAAGGTCGGCAAGAAGAACCATCCGTGGCTGCCGCTGACGGCGGGCGACGCGACGAAGCTGCCCTTCAGGGACGACACCTTCGACGCGGTCACGATCTCCTTCGGGCTGCGCAATGTGCAGGACTTCGACGCCGGGCTGCGGGAGATGTACCGGGTGACCAAGCCCGGCGGCCGGGTCGTGATCTGCGAGTTCTCGCACCCGACCTGGGCGCCCTTCCGCACGGTCTACACCGAGTACCTGATGCGCGCCCTGCCGCCGGTGGCCCGCGCGGTGTCCTCCAACCCCGACGCGTACGTCTACCTCGCCGAGTCCATCCGCGCCTGGCCGGACCAGTCCGCGCTGGCCGAGCGTCTGCAGAAGGCCGGCTGGTCGAAGGTGGCGTGGCGGAACCTGACCGGCGGGATCGTGGCCCTGCACCGCGGGTTCAAGGCGGGCTGA
- a CDS encoding NADH-quinone oxidoreductase subunit C has product MSDANGAGDGANPEKDLSGQNLPGQRGQGGEEIRVQRGMFGADSGGDTSGYGGLVRSVRLPGPAARPYGGWFDEVADELEGALEEQGLLPDNAIEKTVVDRDELTFHIEREHLLRVARTLRDDPALRFELCTGVSGVHYPHDKGRELHAVYHLRSLTHNRLIRLEVSAPDADPKIPSLVSVYPTNDWHERETYDFFGIVFDGHPALTRIMMPDDWQGHPQRKDYPLGGIPVEYKGAQIPAPDQRRSYS; this is encoded by the coding sequence GTGAGCGACGCGAACGGCGCTGGCGACGGCGCGAACCCCGAGAAGGACCTCAGCGGCCAGAACCTCCCCGGCCAGCGCGGCCAGGGCGGCGAGGAGATCCGCGTCCAGCGCGGCATGTTCGGCGCCGACAGCGGCGGCGACACCTCCGGCTACGGCGGCCTGGTGCGCTCGGTCCGGCTGCCGGGCCCCGCGGCCCGCCCCTACGGCGGCTGGTTCGACGAGGTCGCCGACGAACTCGAGGGAGCACTGGAGGAGCAGGGACTCCTGCCCGACAACGCCATCGAGAAGACGGTCGTCGACCGCGACGAGCTCACCTTCCACATCGAGCGCGAGCACCTGCTGCGCGTCGCCCGCACCCTGCGCGACGACCCGGCCCTGCGCTTCGAGCTCTGTACCGGCGTCAGCGGGGTGCACTACCCGCACGACAAGGGCCGCGAGCTGCACGCGGTGTACCACCTGCGCTCGCTCACCCACAACCGGCTGATCCGCCTCGAGGTCAGCGCCCCGGACGCCGATCCGAAGATCCCGTCCCTGGTCTCCGTCTATCCGACCAACGACTGGCACGAGCGTGAGACCTACGACTTCTTCGGGATCGTCTTCGACGGTCACCCGGCCCTGACGCGGATCATGATGCCGGACGACTGGCAGGGCCACCCGCAGCGCAAGGACTACCCCCTCGGCGGCATCCCCGTCGAGTACAAGGGCGCCCAGATCCCGGCTCCGGACCAGCGGAGGTCGTACTCGTGA
- the nuoE gene encoding NADH-quinone oxidoreductase subunit NuoE: MTTSSSEQGVSLGMPELPAPAYPDDVRARLEADAREVIARYPDSRSALLPLLHLVQSEEGHVTRTGMRFCADVLGLTTAEVTAVATFYTMYRRRPSGDYQVGVCTNTLCAVMGGDAIFEELQEHLGVGNGETTEDGKVTLEHIECNAACDFAPVVMVNWEFFDNQTPSSAKRLVDDLRAGRTVEPTRGAPLCTFKETARILAGFPDERPGAVEASGGAGPASLVGLRLARGEAAPARVVHPRDGGPHDEPHDRAVHDPSPTQHLSSHDAPQDTSASDPAHPAGPTAEEGE; this comes from the coding sequence GTGACCACCTCTTCTTCCGAGCAGGGCGTCAGCCTGGGCATGCCCGAACTGCCCGCGCCCGCCTACCCGGACGACGTTCGAGCCCGGCTGGAGGCGGACGCGCGCGAGGTCATCGCCCGCTACCCCGACTCCCGGTCCGCGCTCCTGCCGCTGCTGCATCTCGTGCAGTCGGAGGAGGGCCATGTCACGCGCACCGGGATGCGGTTCTGCGCGGACGTGCTGGGCCTGACCACCGCCGAGGTCACCGCGGTCGCCACCTTCTACACCATGTACCGGCGCAGGCCGAGCGGTGACTACCAGGTGGGCGTCTGCACCAACACCCTGTGCGCGGTGATGGGCGGTGACGCGATCTTCGAGGAGCTCCAGGAGCACCTCGGCGTCGGCAACGGCGAGACCACCGAGGACGGCAAGGTCACGCTGGAGCACATCGAGTGCAACGCGGCCTGCGACTTCGCGCCCGTCGTGATGGTCAACTGGGAGTTCTTCGACAACCAGACCCCCTCCAGCGCCAAACGCCTCGTCGACGACCTGCGCGCGGGCCGGACCGTCGAGCCCACGCGCGGGGCGCCGCTGTGCACCTTCAAGGAGACCGCGCGGATCCTCGCCGGCTTCCCCGACGAGCGGCCAGGAGCCGTCGAGGCGAGCGGCGGCGCGGGACCCGCGTCACTGGTGGGCCTCCGCCTGGCCAGAGGAGAGGCCGCACCCGCGCGCGTGGTCCACCCGCGTGACGGCGGCCCGCACGACGAACCGCACGACAGGGCCGTACACGACCCGTCACCGACACAGCACCTGAGCTCGCACGACGCGCCTCAGGACACGTCGGCCTCCGACCCGGCCCACCCGGCAGGGCCTACCGCCGAGGAGGGGGAGTGA
- a CDS encoding C40 family peptidase: MEEPLIPLGLMSHTAHIRSHRKPRRSATTSMAMRAGVAGGVLSMAAAGASASASAAEPVTQTLELPTLTADLAVQVAESADATQQAAANYELQAERDAAAAAAAKEAKKDLAEAKKKAEAKKKAEEARKAAAEAAVSRSSERTTLSTTTTASAPASGSVATVIAFLKAQVGDAYVMGATGPNAWDCSSLVQAAFNQVGVELPRVSQDQSMQGTDIPLSQIQVGDILYWGGKGSAYHVGVYIGNGQYLDAANPSKGVVIQDLSGYPASGAVRVL; this comes from the coding sequence ATGGAGGAGCCCCTGATACCGCTTGGTCTCATGTCCCACACCGCTCACATACGTAGCCACCGGAAGCCGCGCCGCAGCGCGACGACATCCATGGCGATGCGCGCCGGCGTCGCCGGTGGCGTCCTCAGCATGGCAGCGGCGGGCGCGTCGGCTTCGGCGAGCGCCGCCGAGCCGGTGACGCAGACCCTCGAACTGCCCACCCTCACGGCCGACCTGGCCGTCCAGGTCGCCGAGTCCGCGGACGCCACGCAGCAGGCGGCCGCGAACTACGAGCTCCAGGCCGAGCGCGACGCGGCCGCCGCCGCTGCCGCCAAGGAGGCCAAGAAGGATCTCGCCGAGGCGAAGAAGAAGGCCGAGGCCAAGAAGAAGGCGGAGGAGGCCCGCAAGGCCGCCGCGGAGGCCGCCGTCTCGCGTTCCTCGGAGCGGACCACCCTCTCCACCACCACGACCGCCTCGGCGCCCGCCAGCGGCAGCGTCGCGACCGTCATCGCCTTCCTCAAGGCACAGGTGGGCGACGCCTACGTCATGGGCGCCACCGGGCCCAACGCGTGGGACTGCTCCAGCCTGGTCCAGGCCGCGTTCAACCAGGTCGGCGTCGAGCTGCCGCGGGTCTCGCAGGACCAGTCGATGCAGGGCACCGACATCCCGCTGTCGCAGATCCAGGTCGGCGACATCCTCTACTGGGGCGGCAAGGGTTCCGCCTACCACGTGGGCGTCTACATCGGTAACGGCCAGTACCTGGACGCGGCCAACCCCTCCAAGGGTGTCGTCATTCAGGACCTGTCCGGATATCCGGCGTCGGGCGCGGTGCGCGTACTCTGA
- a CDS encoding geranylgeranyl reductase family protein codes for MTAVTEPLSENTADVIVVGAGPAGSTTAYYLAKAGLDVLLLEKTAFPREKVCGDGLTPRATKQLVAMGIDISEEAGWLRNKGLRIIGGGVRLQLDWPELASFPDYGLVRKRDDFDEQLARQAQKAGARLYERCNVGAPIIDDRTGRITGVHAKLGDTGEKREVTFHAPLVVAADGNSTRLSLAMGLHRREDRPMGVAVRTYFESPRHEDDYLESWLELWDRRGPEPRLLPGYGWIFGMGDGTSNVGLGVLNTSDSFKELDWREVLKAWCASMPEEWGYTPENMTGPIRGAALPMAFNRQPHYTKGLLLVGDAGGMVNPFNGEGIAYAMESGNIAADVIVQAHARATPAQREIALQRYPQVLKDTYGGYYTLGRAFVKLIGNPKVMKIAAQRGLTHPLLMKFTLKMLANLTDPSGGDAMDRIINGLSKVAPKA; via the coding sequence GTGACAGCCGTGACTGAGCCCCTCTCCGAAAACACCGCCGATGTCATCGTCGTCGGCGCGGGGCCGGCCGGCTCCACGACCGCGTACTACCTCGCCAAGGCCGGACTCGACGTGCTTCTCCTGGAGAAGACGGCGTTCCCGCGCGAGAAGGTCTGCGGCGACGGCCTCACCCCGCGAGCCACCAAACAGCTGGTGGCCATGGGCATCGACATCTCCGAGGAAGCGGGCTGGCTGCGCAACAAGGGCCTGCGCATCATCGGCGGCGGCGTCCGCCTCCAGCTGGACTGGCCGGAACTCGCGTCCTTCCCGGACTACGGCCTCGTCCGCAAACGCGACGACTTCGACGAGCAACTCGCCCGCCAGGCGCAGAAGGCGGGCGCCCGGCTCTACGAGCGCTGCAACGTCGGCGCCCCGATCATCGACGACCGCACCGGCCGCATCACCGGCGTGCACGCCAAGCTCGGCGACACCGGCGAGAAGCGGGAAGTCACCTTCCACGCGCCGCTCGTGGTCGCGGCCGACGGCAACTCCACCCGGCTGTCCCTGGCGATGGGCCTGCACCGCCGCGAGGACCGTCCGATGGGCGTCGCCGTCCGCACGTACTTCGAGTCGCCGCGCCACGAGGACGACTACCTGGAGTCCTGGCTGGAGCTGTGGGACCGCCGTGGTCCCGAGCCCCGGCTGCTGCCGGGCTACGGCTGGATCTTCGGCATGGGTGACGGCACCTCCAACGTCGGCCTCGGCGTGCTCAACACCTCCGACTCCTTCAAGGAGCTCGACTGGCGCGAGGTGCTGAAGGCCTGGTGCGCGTCGATGCCGGAGGAGTGGGGCTACACGCCGGAGAACATGACGGGCCCGATCCGCGGCGCCGCCCTGCCGATGGCCTTCAACCGCCAGCCGCACTACACCAAGGGCCTGCTTCTGGTCGGCGACGCCGGCGGCATGGTGAACCCCTTCAACGGCGAGGGCATCGCCTACGCCATGGAGTCCGGCAACATCGCCGCCGACGTCATCGTCCAGGCCCACGCCCGGGCGACGCCGGCCCAGCGGGAGATCGCGCTCCAGCGCTACCCGCAGGTCCTCAAGGACACCTACGGCGGCTACTACACGCTGGGCCGTGCCTTCGTGAAGCTCATCGGCAACCCGAAGGTCATGAAGATCGCGGCCCAGCGCGGCCTGACCCACCCCCTGTTGATGAAGTTCACCCTGAAGATGCTGGCCAACCTCACCGACCCCTCGGGCGGCGACGCGATGGACCGCATCATCAACGGGCTGAGCAAGGTGGCCCCCAAGGCGTGA